The following are encoded together in the Vibrio splendidus genome:
- a CDS encoding multidrug ABC transporter permease/ATP-binding protein, producing the protein MGLILLLAEKQKKSLSFVILLSIASAFLSVGVIAFIQHKLLESNGSLSNTLIQFTLLLIGLLVTATVAQVALHKLGHKFVYNKRCELVSQLLNTDIEQVEKVGSAGVLASLNTDIRNITIAFVHLPELIYGLVLTVVALVYLAFLSMPLFGVSVLMLSLTGVIGYLLVTRITKHVKQVREYDDKLYHDYQSLIDGRKELSLNPFRAKRYFDETFSVNAEGYRNEVTQADILNGFAANMANTVVLALIGLNFYLATGLGWATLEVASTFALVVLFMRTPLMSAVGSIPTLITANISMKKLSSLELSTDRSLNPKSAKTKVFSSLELVGASYRYRSDSDGDAFSVGPIDFKIERGEHIFIIGGNGSGKSTFARLLTGLYRPHPGQVYVDGNEITQAHWQDYRHQFSAVFSDFHLFHQIVDGEGQDIDSKDIDEWMVRLEMAHKVDHLQGKLSDVRYSQGQRKRLALMMSVLEKRGCILLDEWAADQDPRFRKLFYRQLLPLLKQRGVTVIAITHDDAYFDAADRIFKMDTGNLIELSKGNLAQAHQALESVVA; encoded by the coding sequence ATGGGTTTGATCCTATTGCTGGCTGAAAAACAGAAAAAATCACTTTCCTTCGTGATCTTGTTGAGTATAGCGAGTGCGTTCCTGAGCGTTGGCGTGATTGCGTTTATTCAGCACAAATTACTTGAAAGCAATGGGTCACTTTCCAATACCCTAATTCAGTTTACTTTGCTGTTGATTGGTTTGTTGGTGACAGCTACCGTTGCTCAAGTCGCTCTCCATAAACTGGGTCACAAATTCGTTTATAACAAGCGTTGTGAATTGGTCTCTCAACTATTGAATACCGATATTGAACAAGTCGAGAAGGTTGGAAGTGCGGGGGTACTCGCGTCACTGAACACAGACATTCGCAATATCACTATCGCGTTCGTACATTTGCCAGAGCTGATTTATGGCTTGGTATTGACGGTGGTGGCACTGGTCTACCTGGCTTTTCTGTCTATGCCTCTGTTTGGTGTCAGCGTTTTAATGCTGTCTTTAACCGGTGTCATTGGCTATCTACTTGTTACGCGCATCACTAAACACGTTAAACAAGTTCGTGAGTACGACGACAAGTTGTATCACGATTACCAGTCCTTAATTGATGGACGTAAAGAGCTGTCTTTAAATCCATTCAGAGCCAAGCGTTACTTTGATGAAACCTTTTCAGTCAATGCTGAAGGTTACAGAAATGAAGTAACACAAGCCGATATCCTGAATGGTTTTGCAGCTAACATGGCGAACACCGTGGTATTGGCGTTGATCGGCTTGAACTTTTATCTTGCGACTGGCTTAGGTTGGGCAACATTAGAAGTCGCGTCTACATTCGCATTGGTCGTGTTGTTTATGAGAACACCATTGATGTCTGCAGTAGGTTCAATTCCAACCTTGATTACTGCTAACATTTCGATGAAGAAGTTGTCGTCGTTAGAGTTGAGTACTGATCGAAGCCTGAATCCGAAATCGGCAAAAACCAAAGTATTCAGTTCACTAGAACTCGTGGGGGCTAGTTATCGCTATCGCTCAGATTCTGATGGCGACGCATTCAGCGTAGGTCCAATCGATTTCAAAATAGAACGCGGTGAACACATTTTCATTATTGGTGGTAATGGCAGTGGTAAATCAACCTTTGCTCGTTTGCTTACCGGGCTCTACCGACCGCATCCTGGCCAAGTTTATGTCGATGGTAATGAGATTACTCAAGCGCATTGGCAAGATTATCGCCATCAATTCTCGGCTGTGTTCAGTGATTTTCATCTATTCCATCAAATTGTCGATGGTGAAGGTCAAGACATCGATAGCAAAGATATTGACGAATGGATGGTACGTCTTGAAATGGCACATAAGGTCGATCACTTGCAAGGTAAGTTGAGTGATGTTCGCTATTCACAAGGTCAACGAAAGCGACTGGCACTGATGATGTCAGTACTCGAAAAACGTGGTTGTATTCTGCTGGATGAATGGGCCGCTGATCAGGACCCGCGCTTTAGAAAACTGTTTTACCGCCAGTTACTACCACTGCTTAAACAGCGTGGCGTGACTGTAATCGCGATTACTCATGATGACGCTTATTTTGATGCCGCAGACCGAATTTTTAAAATGGATACCGGCAATCTTATTGAGTTGAGTAAAGGGAATTTGGCTCAAGCACACCAAGCACTAGAAAGTGTAGTCGCTTGA
- a CDS encoding TonB-dependent siderophore receptor: MRTPTALAVALVITSGMVQANEDETVVVIGQQLEDSSIGPDFSYVGLSSRTATKTDVAIGETPRAISIVTREQMDDRASISIADALQYTPSIQANYFGEDNKQDWFVIRGFKQANSGLYQDGTRLYSSGFYSWQIDPFGLERVEILRGPGSALYGQTPPGGVINVISKRPQFDGGSGQFAIEYGTDDRKQISLDVNSEVNDKMAFRLQALGRKNGSRVDGVEAERIFIAPSLAYKFTDDTKITLLTSYQKDDSDPYLQFLPMEGTLTSNPNGTISDSTALGNTDWETFEREQISVGYEFEHHFNDRTYFMQNTRYSQMDINLRQMYYSQYVGDTALAPYDPTRSSIIRQASTEEGTSDAFNIDNRLIHKFTTGSVEHTLLTGIDYQSIDIDSKDYAADPIIGDGNSLLPVPGVGNIPNPIFNVFDPSYSTNVALLNPTTFAPLDESDRQTTKTKNNQLGLYLQDQMMIADKWAVQIGVRYDDSQNKTHNTTTGAKTKVDNEEWTTNFGVAYLMDSGFTPYASYAQSFNPIIQLDQNGDPAKPERGEQYEVGLKYQPRSFDGYFNIAAFEVSKENLARQVAGQLTQIGEVRNRGLELEAVANVTEALTLIGNVSFIDSEITKDATSSNVGNTPSQIADQLASAWANYHFLNGPLDGLTIGAGARYVGDSYADNTETNKVSSYTLFDATLSYRIEDYKFQVAAKNLADKEYVATCDYYCFYGDRRNVIASVTYDW; this comes from the coding sequence ATGCGCACCCCAACAGCACTTGCGGTCGCTTTAGTTATAACGTCAGGAATGGTTCAGGCCAACGAAGATGAAACCGTTGTTGTTATTGGACAGCAGCTTGAAGACAGCTCAATAGGTCCAGATTTTAGTTACGTTGGATTAAGTAGTCGTACTGCTACAAAAACTGATGTTGCGATAGGCGAGACACCACGTGCGATCTCGATTGTGACTCGTGAACAGATGGACGACCGAGCGTCAATCAGTATTGCAGATGCACTACAGTACACGCCTAGTATTCAAGCGAACTACTTCGGTGAAGACAACAAGCAAGATTGGTTTGTTATCCGTGGCTTTAAGCAAGCTAACAGTGGTTTGTATCAAGATGGTACGCGTTTGTATTCATCGGGTTTTTACAGCTGGCAAATCGACCCGTTTGGCTTGGAACGAGTAGAAATCTTGCGTGGTCCAGGATCAGCGCTATACGGTCAAACCCCTCCGGGTGGTGTTATTAACGTAATCAGTAAGCGTCCACAGTTTGATGGTGGCTCGGGTCAGTTTGCTATCGAATACGGTACTGATGATCGCAAGCAAATTAGTTTAGATGTGAACTCTGAAGTTAACGATAAAATGGCGTTTCGCTTGCAAGCACTTGGTCGTAAAAATGGCAGCCGTGTCGATGGTGTAGAGGCTGAACGCATTTTTATCGCTCCTTCTCTGGCTTATAAATTCACAGACGACACAAAAATCACACTGCTAACTAGCTACCAGAAAGATGATTCCGACCCGTACCTCCAGTTCCTACCAATGGAAGGAACGTTAACGTCGAATCCAAATGGCACTATTAGTGACAGCACTGCGTTAGGTAATACGGATTGGGAAACGTTTGAGCGTGAACAAATCTCAGTAGGTTACGAATTTGAACATCATTTCAATGATCGTACTTATTTCATGCAAAACACACGCTACAGCCAAATGGACATCAACTTACGTCAAATGTATTACTCGCAGTATGTTGGTGATACGGCTCTAGCACCTTACGATCCAACACGTTCTTCTATTATCCGCCAAGCATCAACTGAAGAAGGAACATCCGACGCATTTAACATCGATAATCGTTTGATCCATAAATTTACGACAGGTTCAGTCGAGCACACCTTGCTGACTGGTATTGATTACCAGAGCATCGATATTGATAGTAAAGATTACGCTGCTGATCCAATCATTGGTGACGGAAACAGTCTTTTGCCTGTGCCGGGTGTAGGAAATATACCGAACCCAATCTTTAACGTGTTTGACCCGTCATACAGCACAAATGTAGCTTTGTTGAATCCAACAACGTTTGCGCCACTTGATGAATCAGATCGTCAAACCACTAAAACGAAAAATAATCAATTAGGCCTTTATTTACAAGACCAAATGATGATTGCGGATAAGTGGGCGGTACAAATCGGTGTTCGTTACGATGATTCCCAAAACAAGACACATAACACGACTACTGGTGCTAAAACGAAGGTTGATAACGAAGAGTGGACAACCAACTTCGGTGTTGCTTACCTGATGGATAGTGGCTTTACACCTTATGCGAGCTATGCTCAGTCGTTTAACCCAATCATTCAGCTTGATCAAAATGGTGACCCAGCGAAACCAGAACGTGGCGAGCAATACGAAGTCGGTTTGAAATACCAACCGCGTAGCTTCGACGGTTACTTCAACATTGCCGCATTCGAAGTGTCGAAAGAAAACTTAGCGCGTCAAGTTGCCGGTCAACTAACACAAATTGGTGAAGTTCGTAACCGCGGTCTTGAGTTAGAAGCTGTCGCAAACGTAACTGAAGCATTAACCTTGATTGGTAACGTTTCATTCATCGATTCCGAAATAACTAAAGATGCGACAAGCAGCAATGTAGGCAATACGCCGTCACAAATTGCTGACCAATTGGCTTCAGCTTGGGCGAACTACCATTTCCTAAATGGTCCACTAGATGGCTTAACTATTGGTGCGGGTGCTCGTTATGTTGGTGATTCTTACGCTGACAATACCGAGACAAACAAAGTGTCTTCTTACACGCTGTTTGACGCAACATTGAGCTACCGTATTGAAGATTATAAGTTCCAAGTTGCAGCGAAGAACTTAGCAGACAAAGAGTACGTCGCGACGTGTGATTACTACTGCTTTTACGGTGATCGCCGTAACGTGATTGCGAGCGTAACTTATGACTGGTAA
- a CDS encoding DUF3297 family protein, which yields MSDTNSKPALPDHLAGNPRSPHHVAECFEYPIGIRLNGKERTDVEEYCISEGWVKIPSPKALDRRGQPMLITLKGSVEAFYIEE from the coding sequence ATGAGCGATACTAATTCAAAACCAGCTTTACCAGATCATCTAGCAGGTAACCCACGCAGCCCACACCACGTGGCTGAGTGTTTCGAATACCCAATCGGCATTCGTCTAAATGGTAAAGAGCGTACTGATGTTGAAGAATACTGCATCAGCGAAGGTTGGGTTAAGATCCCTTCTCCAAAAGCGCTAGACCGCCGTGGTCAGCCAATGCTTATTACTCTAAAAGGCTCTGTAGAAGCTTTTTACATCGAAGAATAA
- the glpT gene encoding glycerol-3-phosphate transporter: MFGIFKPMAHIDRLSTDKIDSTYTRLRWQLFLGIFVGYAGYYLVRKNFSLAMPYLIEQGYSRGELGVALAAVSIAYGLSKFLMGSVSDRSNPRYFLSGGLLMSALVMFCFGFMPWATGSITAMFILLFLNGWFQGMGWPACGRTMVHWWSRKERGEIVSVWNVAHNVGGGLIGPMFLLGLWAFNDDWRTAFYVPAFFATLVAIFVWFTVRDTPQSCGLPPIEEHKDDYPDDYDTSHEKEMTAKEIFFKYVFSNKLLWSIAIANAFVYLIRYGVLDWAPVYLKEAKDFSVDKSSWAYFLYEWAGIPGTLLCGWISDKLFKGRRAPAGILFMVLVTVAVLVYWLNPAGNPTVDMLALIAIGFLIYGPVMLIGLYALELAPKKAAGTAAGLTGLFGYLGGAVAANAVLGFMVDHYGWDGGFIILVGACVASIICLLYAFLGEREHHKQKEREQQKEALTQ; encoded by the coding sequence ATGTTTGGAATATTCAAACCTATGGCGCATATCGATCGCTTATCTACCGATAAGATCGATAGCACCTACACACGATTACGATGGCAGCTTTTTCTCGGCATCTTTGTTGGTTATGCGGGGTACTATTTAGTCCGCAAAAACTTCAGTTTGGCGATGCCATATCTTATTGAACAAGGATACAGTCGCGGAGAACTCGGGGTTGCATTAGCGGCGGTATCTATCGCTTACGGCTTATCTAAGTTCCTAATGGGCAGTGTTTCTGACCGTTCTAACCCTCGTTATTTCCTCAGTGGCGGCTTGTTAATGTCGGCATTGGTCATGTTCTGCTTTGGTTTCATGCCATGGGCGACAGGCAGCATCACTGCGATGTTTATCCTGCTGTTCTTGAATGGTTGGTTTCAAGGCATGGGCTGGCCAGCTTGTGGGCGAACCATGGTTCACTGGTGGTCGCGTAAAGAACGTGGCGAGATAGTGTCGGTATGGAACGTTGCTCACAACGTGGGTGGTGGTTTGATTGGACCAATGTTCTTATTGGGTCTTTGGGCTTTTAATGACGACTGGCGAACCGCTTTTTATGTTCCTGCATTTTTTGCCACGCTCGTTGCTATTTTTGTTTGGTTCACCGTAAGAGATACGCCTCAATCTTGTGGCTTACCGCCGATTGAAGAACACAAAGACGATTACCCAGACGACTACGATACGTCTCATGAGAAAGAAATGACGGCGAAAGAGATCTTCTTTAAGTACGTTTTCTCTAACAAGTTGTTGTGGTCAATCGCGATTGCTAATGCGTTTGTTTACCTTATCCGTTATGGCGTGCTTGATTGGGCTCCGGTCTACTTGAAAGAAGCAAAAGACTTCTCAGTAGATAAATCTTCTTGGGCTTACTTCTTGTATGAGTGGGCGGGTATTCCTGGAACGCTACTGTGTGGTTGGATTTCAGATAAGTTGTTTAAGGGCCGACGCGCACCAGCAGGGATCCTGTTCATGGTTCTTGTGACTGTCGCTGTATTAGTGTACTGGCTAAATCCGGCAGGTAACCCAACGGTTGATATGCTGGCACTTATCGCGATTGGTTTCCTTATCTACGGACCAGTAATGCTAATTGGCTTGTATGCACTTGAACTTGCACCTAAGAAAGCGGCAGGTACGGCTGCAGGTCTTACTGGCTTGTTTGGTTACTTAGGTGGCGCAGTTGCTGCCAATGCCGTGCTTGGTTTCATGGTTGACCATTACGGCTGGGATGGCGGCTTCATTATCTTGGTCGGTGCTTGTGTTGCTTCAATAATTTGTCTGCTTTACGCCTTCTTAGGAGAGCGTGAACACCACAAACAAAAAGAACGCGAACAACAGAAAGAAGCATTAACTCAGTAG
- the glpQ gene encoding glycerophosphodiester phosphodiesterase, protein MKTTPLSLTLLALSLSANAFADPLVIAHRGASGYLPEHTLPAKALAYAMKPDYIEQDVVMTKDDQLVVLHDHYLDRVTDVADRFPDRARADGRYYAIDFTLAEIKSLKVTEGFNLDEQGNRVAGYPTRFPMWQSDFRVATFAEEIELIQGLNKTLGYDVGIYPEIKAPWFHRHEGKDISKAVLATLQQYGYLSKDDKVYLQCFDANELQRINDELMPAMEMDLKLVQLMAYTDWNETMTYKGDKATPYSYDWMFEKGGMAKVASYADGIGPWKPMLVDDASTKDNIIIKPLMKSAKDAGLDVHPYTFRADPGRIPAYADNFDGMLDVFYNQVKVDGVFTDFPDKAVDFLNR, encoded by the coding sequence ATGAAAACAACGCCACTGTCTCTGACTTTATTAGCACTTAGCTTATCTGCCAATGCGTTCGCCGACCCTTTAGTGATAGCGCATCGCGGTGCTTCTGGTTATTTACCTGAGCATACATTGCCGGCTAAAGCACTCGCTTACGCAATGAAACCCGACTACATCGAACAAGATGTCGTGATGACCAAAGACGACCAACTGGTGGTATTGCATGATCACTATTTAGATCGCGTCACCGATGTTGCTGACCGCTTTCCAGATCGCGCACGAGCTGATGGCCGCTATTACGCGATTGACTTTACGCTTGCTGAGATCAAATCATTAAAAGTGACAGAAGGTTTTAACCTAGATGAGCAAGGCAACAGAGTGGCAGGGTACCCAACACGTTTCCCTATGTGGCAGTCAGATTTTCGCGTTGCTACTTTTGCGGAAGAAATTGAACTGATTCAAGGCTTAAACAAAACGCTGGGTTATGACGTAGGCATTTATCCTGAAATCAAAGCGCCTTGGTTCCATCGTCATGAAGGCAAAGATATCTCGAAAGCGGTGCTTGCCACCTTGCAGCAATATGGTTATCTATCAAAAGACGACAAAGTATATCTACAGTGTTTTGATGCCAATGAGCTGCAACGTATTAACGATGAATTAATGCCTGCGATGGAAATGGATCTTAAGCTTGTTCAGCTGATGGCCTATACAGATTGGAACGAAACCATGACTTACAAGGGCGATAAAGCGACGCCGTACAGTTATGATTGGATGTTTGAGAAAGGCGGCATGGCAAAAGTCGCGAGCTACGCTGATGGCATTGGCCCTTGGAAACCTATGCTGGTGGATGATGCATCGACCAAAGATAACATCATTATTAAACCATTGATGAAGTCAGCAAAAGACGCTGGCTTAGACGTTCACCCGTACACGTTCCGTGCTGACCCAGGAAGAATCCCAGCTTATGCTGATAACTTTGATGGCATGTTGGATGTCTTTTACAACCAAGTCAAAGTCGATGGTGTGTTTACCGATTTCCCAGATAAAGCGGTCGACTTCTTAAACCGTTAA
- a CDS encoding ASCH domain-containing protein yields the protein MEERSKAYLDSYLNTLSADVASQYTSFSADYYCADEYNANLCAQLILKGEKQASSGLEHWYTHEGETRPIVGHLQVVTDWDGEPVCIVEITSVSSCKYNEVSAEFAAAEGEGDKTLEWWRKAHWNFFSRECEELKISPSEDMLLMLERFKVVYQQ from the coding sequence ATGGAAGAAAGAAGCAAAGCTTATCTCGATAGCTACCTCAATACATTGTCAGCAGACGTTGCTTCGCAATATACCTCCTTTAGTGCTGATTATTACTGTGCTGATGAATACAACGCCAACCTCTGCGCTCAGTTGATTTTAAAAGGTGAAAAACAGGCGTCCAGCGGCCTTGAACACTGGTATACCCATGAAGGCGAGACGAGACCCATCGTTGGTCACTTGCAAGTCGTCACCGATTGGGATGGTGAGCCCGTCTGTATTGTTGAGATCACGTCGGTGTCGTCGTGCAAATACAACGAAGTGAGTGCGGAGTTTGCTGCTGCAGAAGGCGAGGGTGACAAAACACTAGAATGGTGGAGAAAAGCTCACTGGAACTTCTTCTCTCGTGAATGTGAAGAGCTCAAGATCTCACCAAGTGAAGACATGTTACTTATGTTGGAGCGTTTCAAAGTGGTTTATCAACAGTGA
- a CDS encoding D-2-hydroxyacid dehydrogenase family protein translates to MKIAILDDYQNVVKDLDCFNKLEQHDVTVFTETYSKQDLVAKLVSFEAIVLIRERTEITESLLSQLPNLKLISQTGKVSNHIDSQMCERFGVTVLEGRGSPVAPSELCWALIMAASRHIPTYASNLKQNQWQDSGSLGLGRTLKGLKLGIWGYGKIGKCIAHYAQAFGMSVVVWGSQASRDQAQADGFEATATKQDFFREVDVLSLHLRLNDVTRGCVTAHDLSLMKPNSLFVNISRAELVEPMALYHELREVPTKTAAIDVFDCEPLTTDAEPLLSLPNVTATPHLGYVEQNSYELNFDIAFDNILSYQRDRM, encoded by the coding sequence GTGAAAATAGCGATATTGGATGACTACCAGAACGTCGTTAAAGACCTCGATTGCTTCAACAAACTCGAACAACACGATGTCACGGTATTTACCGAGACTTACTCGAAGCAAGATCTCGTCGCTAAGTTGGTCTCGTTTGAAGCCATTGTGCTTATTCGTGAAAGAACCGAGATCACCGAATCTCTGTTATCACAACTCCCTAACCTCAAACTGATTAGCCAGACGGGCAAAGTGAGTAACCATATCGACTCGCAAATGTGCGAACGATTTGGTGTTACCGTTTTAGAAGGTCGAGGCTCGCCTGTTGCGCCTTCCGAGCTATGCTGGGCGCTGATTATGGCTGCATCGCGCCACATTCCTACTTACGCGTCAAACCTTAAGCAAAACCAGTGGCAAGATTCTGGCTCGTTAGGGTTAGGTCGAACTTTGAAGGGCTTGAAGCTTGGTATTTGGGGCTACGGCAAGATCGGCAAATGCATTGCACATTATGCCCAAGCATTTGGGATGTCTGTCGTAGTGTGGGGCAGCCAAGCTTCACGCGATCAAGCACAAGCAGATGGCTTCGAAGCAACAGCAACCAAACAAGACTTCTTTCGAGAAGTTGATGTTCTTTCTTTGCATTTGCGTTTGAATGATGTCACCAGAGGATGTGTTACGGCACACGACCTTAGCTTGATGAAACCGAACTCACTGTTTGTGAACATCAGCCGTGCCGAGTTAGTCGAACCGATGGCCTTGTATCATGAACTACGCGAGGTACCGACCAAAACTGCCGCTATTGATGTGTTCGATTGTGAGCCCCTAACAACAGACGCCGAACCGCTACTGTCCTTACCAAACGTCACTGCGACACCACATTTAGGCTATGTTGAACAAAATAGCTACGAACTCAACTTCGATATCGCTTTCGACAACATTCTGTCCTATCAAAGAGATCGCATGTAA
- a CDS encoding GNAT family N-acetyltransferase: MSLTIREVTVEDAQGIIDVLNPIIIEARYTILDQTFTVDEEKAFIESFPARGVFSVAVNEATSQLLGFQNVEPFATYTKAFDHVGIIGTYVDANSRGQGVAKQLFDYTFKSAKAKGYEKLFAYVRADNERALAVYLKQGFEIVGTAKKHGKIGDQYFDEILIEKFL, encoded by the coding sequence ATGAGCTTAACAATCAGAGAAGTAACAGTAGAAGATGCACAAGGCATTATTGATGTCTTGAATCCAATCATTATCGAAGCGCGTTATACGATCTTGGATCAGACTTTTACTGTTGATGAAGAAAAGGCATTCATTGAGTCGTTCCCTGCGCGTGGTGTGTTTAGCGTTGCAGTTAACGAAGCTACGAGTCAGTTACTTGGCTTCCAGAATGTCGAACCATTTGCTACTTATACTAAAGCCTTTGACCATGTTGGTATCATTGGAACCTATGTTGATGCCAATAGCCGTGGGCAGGGCGTCGCCAAGCAGTTGTTTGATTACACATTCAAATCAGCGAAAGCCAAAGGTTATGAAAAGCTGTTCGCCTATGTAAGAGCAGACAACGAGCGCGCGTTAGCGGTATACCTTAAGCAAGGTTTTGAAATCGTCGGAACGGCTAAGAAACACGGTAAGATTGGTGACCAATACTTTGACGAGATCCTGATCGAGAAGTTTTTATAG
- a CDS encoding HAD family hydrolase: MTKLIELTEIVLFDWGNTLMVDFPDAQGKMCDWETVQEVSGARALLAELSKTHQVYVATNAGDSSKDDIIRAFERVGLSQYILGYFCKASIGFSKFESGFYPAIISKLGVAPQDITMVGDTLEKDIYPALEAGLQAVWLNTEGVELKSENPNVVQVQSLSELLEKRD, from the coding sequence ATGACAAAGCTAATCGAATTAACAGAAATAGTCTTATTCGACTGGGGCAATACGCTGATGGTCGATTTCCCAGACGCACAAGGGAAGATGTGCGACTGGGAAACCGTACAAGAAGTGAGTGGTGCTCGTGCATTACTGGCTGAACTATCGAAAACTCACCAAGTGTATGTTGCCACCAATGCTGGTGATTCCAGTAAAGACGACATCATTAGAGCCTTTGAGCGCGTTGGCCTATCTCAATATATCTTGGGTTACTTTTGTAAGGCGAGCATTGGCTTTTCTAAGTTCGAGTCGGGCTTTTATCCGGCCATCATTTCCAAACTCGGTGTTGCACCACAAGATATCACCATGGTAGGTGACACCTTAGAGAAAGACATTTACCCAGCACTTGAAGCGGGTTTGCAAGCGGTGTGGCTGAACACGGAAGGAGTTGAGCTTAAGTCAGAGAATCCGAATGTCGTACAAGTTCAAAGCCTAAGCGAACTGTTGGAGAAGCGCGATTAA
- a CDS encoding SpoIIAA family protein, with translation MSIERHGISVGIERVSGETIVVFKAKGKLTHDDYQAMIPILNTTLEELDSSKLKMLVDISTLRGWELRAAWDDFKLGLELNSKIDKIAIYGDKSWQEFASKVGSWFVSGEIKSFEDHDSALKWLVD, from the coding sequence ATGAGTATCGAACGTCACGGAATATCGGTTGGAATTGAACGTGTTAGCGGTGAAACTATCGTTGTGTTCAAAGCGAAAGGCAAACTCACACATGATGATTATCAAGCAATGATACCAATTCTAAATACCACGCTAGAAGAACTCGATTCATCGAAACTCAAGATGCTGGTCGACATCTCTACCTTAAGGGGCTGGGAGTTGCGTGCTGCTTGGGATGATTTCAAACTGGGATTAGAGCTCAATTCGAAGATAGACAAAATCGCGATTTATGGTGATAAAAGCTGGCAAGAATTCGCTTCAAAAGTAGGGAGTTGGTTTGTGTCGGGTGAGATTAAGTCATTCGAAGACCACGACTCTGCGCTTAAGTGGCTAGTTGATTGA
- a CDS encoding NUDIX hydrolase → MHKVIDKLAWIFIKDGKLLMVRSKGKELFYLPGGKREAGESDEQALVREIKEEISVDLVPDSIEYVETFTGQADGKAEGVSVQLTCYLADYTGELSPDAEIEELKFVDGNDRAVCSLAALVALDWLEANQYLA, encoded by the coding sequence ATGCATAAGGTAATTGATAAGCTGGCTTGGATATTCATCAAAGACGGCAAGCTGTTGATGGTGAGATCAAAAGGCAAAGAACTGTTCTATCTACCGGGTGGTAAGCGTGAAGCTGGCGAGAGTGACGAGCAAGCACTGGTTCGCGAAATAAAAGAAGAGATCTCCGTAGATTTAGTGCCTGATTCAATCGAATACGTTGAGACCTTTACAGGCCAAGCTGATGGCAAGGCGGAAGGCGTATCGGTGCAATTGACTTGTTATCTTGCTGATTATACTGGCGAACTGTCTCCAGATGCCGAAATTGAAGAGCTTAAGTTTGTTGACGGCAACGACAGAGCGGTATGCTCATTGGCGGCACTGGTTGCGCTTGATTGGTTAGAAGCGAACCAGTATTTGGCTTAA
- a CDS encoding YkgJ family cysteine cluster protein has protein sequence MKNCNQCGKCCIKYGDGDLAATQEEIDLWELFNPDIFEYVRGSEIWFDPESGERLTRCPFLELVPTKDTKAQAKYTCSIYLDRPEDCRHYPSLINEMVRDECEMIEVVDLHDTKKAQRKLDLLMKDSRPSSYS, from the coding sequence ATGAAAAATTGTAATCAATGCGGGAAATGCTGTATCAAATACGGAGATGGTGACCTTGCCGCAACGCAAGAAGAGATTGATTTGTGGGAGTTGTTCAATCCAGACATCTTTGAGTATGTCCGAGGAAGCGAGATCTGGTTTGACCCTGAATCTGGTGAACGTTTAACTCGCTGCCCTTTTCTGGAGCTGGTTCCGACGAAAGACACCAAGGCTCAAGCCAAGTACACATGCAGCATTTACTTAGACCGACCAGAAGATTGCAGACACTATCCAAGCCTGATTAATGAGATGGTACGAGATGAGTGTGAAATGATTGAGGTGGTGGATTTGCATGACACGAAGAAAGCTCAAAGGAAACTCGACCTGTTGATGAAAGACAGCCGCCCTTCAAGCTATTCGTAA